AGCAACGCATCGAACACGCCGACAACCCGGGCCGAACCCTCACCCTCAAAGTGAAATACGCCGATTTCCACACCGTCACCCGCTCCAAGACGCTTGAGCACGACATCGCCACTGCCCCCGAAATGCTCCAATGGGCCGCTTCCTTATTGGCCGACACGGAAGCCTTGACACGCAAGGTGCGCCTGCTGGGGCTGGGCGTGTCGAACCTGCGCCGCGAGCACGAGCAGCAGCAGGCATATTTTGGGCCGGGCGAGCAGCTGACGTTGGATTTTTAGCGAATACGGTGCAAACAAAGACGGCAGATTCGCACTGCCTTTCTCCTACTTTTGCGGCATGGCTTTTAAAAACCTGCTGCACTTGCTACCCTTGATGGTGGTCGCCGCCCTGATTTTGCTTTCCGACATTTTCTCGTTCGATGCCCTCCGGCACCCCGCCGCACAAGGCTGCTTGCGGCTTTGCGAAGCATATTTCGAGCGTTGGAGCGGCATCTCCGCGCATAGTGCCCCTGTTGGATGGGCAGATGGCTACCCGATGGCAGGCGCGGTGTTGCGATTTTGGGTGCCGGATGCTGCGTTGGCTTTGCAAGTGATTTCGTGGGTATCAGCGGGTTTGGCGGTGTGGATGTTCGAGCGGCTGCTACAATTGTGGTCGCCTGGCACCTCGCCAGCGTCGCGGTGGGTTTTCGCAGGGCTGGGGCTGGCGATGTCGCCTTTTTTCATCAAGGCAGGCCTCTCGGTTTTGCCCGATGCGTTGGGGCTGTTGTTTTTTTTGGTGGCGCTGTATGTGGGCTTGCGCGTGTTGGAGTCGAGACGCCACAAAAGCGCGGCGTGGGTGGCGATGTGGGCCGTATTGGCTGGAGTCACTCAATGGAGCGCGTCGGCTTTTTTGATGCCATTTGTGGTGGCCATTGGGTGGCGGATGATGCGTCGGCAGCAATGGGGCTGGGTGTTGGCGATGAGTGGCGTGGGCGTTGCGACGCTGGGGGCTTACTGTTTCTGCTCCTCGTCGGCGCTTGGCTTTGATGCCCCGGCATGGCAAGGATGGTCGCTGGGCAATTTGTTCAGGCGTTCCTTCCAGTCTTCGCCGGGCGGCCTTTCTCAACATCTCTTGCCCAACGGCCTCTACATACTCGCTCCGCTAGCGCATCCGGGCTTTTGCCTCCCGCTTTCCCTGCTCTTTTTGATGGGCAAAAAGACCGATTTTCACCACGCCGCTCAAAAAATACTGCTCCTGAGTCTGGTGCTTTTTGCCCTCTTCGTCGGCGGCCTCCCCGAACAGGAAATGCGCTACTTGCTGCCGGGATTCACGGTGCTGCTCCTGTTCCTCTTTCCCGCTTGGGACAGGGTGTTTGCCTATGGCTTTTATTTTTTCCGAAGACTTACGTTCACCATTCTTTTGCTTGCGTTGGCCATCCAAGTCGTTTCGAGCGTTTATCTGGTGTTTTCAGGGTGACGGCCTTGCGCCGCGACCTCCGTTTTTCAAAAATCTCGTAGATTTACCCCCACTTTTTTTCCAATAAGCGTTTTTCAGCAAAAACAAAAACTACGCACTATGAAGAGAATAGCCCTTTCCATGCTGCTCGCCCTGTTCGTGGCGGGCCTTTTCGCCCAAAAACAAGAACCCTATCAATTCAAAGACATCAAGCGCCTCGCGGCCACCGAGGTAAAAAATCAGGACAAAACCGGCACTTGCTGGGCTTACAGTACCGCCTCCATGCTCGAAAGCGAAGCGCTGCGATTGGGCAAAGGCACCACCGATTTGTCGGAAATGTTCATCGTGCGGCACATCTATCGCCAAAAGTGCGAGAACTATGTGCGGCGGCAGGGGACGGCCCAATTCGGCGAAGGAGGCCTCGCACACGATGTTTTTCATGTGGCAAAACAACACGGCATCGTGCCGGAAAGCGCCTATCCCGGCCGTAAAAACCCAAACAAACCCCGCGACCACAGCCAACTGGAAAAAGACCTGAAATCCATGTGCGACGATTTTGTGGCAAAAGGCAAGGCTGGCAAACTTTCCGCCGATTGGCTCGCCAAGATTGACAGCGTGCTCGACGCGGAGTTTGGCAAAGTGCCTTTGCAGTTCGAAGTCGGCAGCACGATGTTCACCCCCGCCTCCTACCGTGACTTCCTCGACATCAAGCCCGACGACTATGTGAACATCACATCGTTCACCCACCACCCTTTCTACGAAAAATTCATCCTCGAAGTGCCTGACAACTGGGCCAACGGGATGTATTACAACCTGCCCATCAACGACATGATGCGCTGCCTCAACTATGCCCTCCAACAAGGCTACTCCGTCGCTTGGGATGCCGATGTGAGCAACATGGGCTTTTCGAGCGCCAACGGCATCGCCATCGTGCCACAAAAAGAATGGGCCGAGCTCAGCCTTGCCGAGCGCCAAAATGCCTTCAAAACTTGGGAGCCGGAGAAAAGCATCACGCAAGAATACCGTCAGGAACTCTTCGACCGCCAAGTGACGGTGGACGACCACCTGATGCACATCGTCGGGCGGCTCGACGAAGCACACGGCGGCGACTTCTACGCCGTGAAAAACTCTTGGGGCGAAGTGTCAGACCTCAAAGGTTACCTCAACGTGTCGGAAGCCTATATGCGCCTCAACACCATCGCGTTCACCTTGCACAAAAACGCCCTGCCCGCCGATATTCAGCGCCGCCTCGGCATTCAGCCCGACGTGCCGAAACCTTCCGGCCCCACCATGCGCCCGTCCAAAACTACGCCCACGAATGAAAAACCAAGCGACTCGCAAGTGTCGCCCGCCAAAATACAGCCCAGAGTGAACACCGTACAACCCAAGACAGCACCCAACAAAAACGTATCCGACAACTAATTCGCATGAAAAGCACACCGCTTACCGAAAGACACATCGCTCTCGGCGCAAAAATGGCCGAATTCGCGGGCTACAACATGCCCATTTCCTACACCTCCATCACTGATGAACACCGCGC
This Saprospiraceae bacterium DNA region includes the following protein-coding sequences:
- a CDS encoding aminopeptidase → MKRIALSMLLALFVAGLFAQKQEPYQFKDIKRLAATEVKNQDKTGTCWAYSTASMLESEALRLGKGTTDLSEMFIVRHIYRQKCENYVRRQGTAQFGEGGLAHDVFHVAKQHGIVPESAYPGRKNPNKPRDHSQLEKDLKSMCDDFVAKGKAGKLSADWLAKIDSVLDAEFGKVPLQFEVGSTMFTPASYRDFLDIKPDDYVNITSFTHHPFYEKFILEVPDNWANGMYYNLPINDMMRCLNYALQQGYSVAWDADVSNMGFSSANGIAIVPQKEWAELSLAERQNAFKTWEPEKSITQEYRQELFDRQVTVDDHLMHIVGRLDEAHGGDFYAVKNSWGEVSDLKGYLNVSEAYMRLNTIAFTLHKNALPADIQRRLGIQPDVPKPSGPTMRPSKTTPTNEKPSDSQVSPAKIQPRVNTVQPKTAPNKNVSDN